GGAGAGCTTGCGGATGCAGGAGAGGAACTTCCAGTGGTCTTTCTTGAGGCGGGCGAAGTTGAGATCGGCGAAGATGTCGCCCAGCAGGATCAGCCGGCGGAAGGAACTCTGCCGCAGCAGCGCCAGCGCCTCCCGGGCCCGGCTCACCTCCGACCCCAGGTGCAGGTCGCTGAGGATCAGCGTGTCGGCTGCAACGCCAGCCATGCACCGTTTATAGGGCATGGCCGTTACACCCAAGTTAATGGCGAATGAATATACCGTGACTGGAACCAGCCCGGTAACGCTTGGTCAGGGCTGGGCGCGGCGGCGGGCCGCCCGGAGCGCCTCTACTGATGCTCCACCCGCACCAGGTGCACGGTGAGCGTCCCCCAGAACATGCGGGCGCGCGCCTGCACCGGGATATGGGCGGCGTCGTCGGAGTACCAGATCCACACCTGGCCGCGGTCCTTGAGCACCCCCGAGGCCGCCTCCGGCTGCACCCGCAGCGCCTGGAAGGTCCCGGCCTCGGTCTTGATGGTCTCACGCGCCTCCACGTGCGCCTTCACGTCCACCGTCTGCCCGCCGTCGTTGAGCGGGAAGTAGTAGGTGCTGCCCACGGTGAGCGGCAGCGAGGCCAGGTAGTAGATCCCGGAGAGCACGTCGGTGATGCAGCCGGGGATGGGCGCCTCGGTGTGCTTGCTCTTGCCGGTCTTCAGGTCCTTCTCGTCGAGCAGGCGCTTGCCGGCGGCGTAGTCGAAGCGGATCCAGGTGTCGCGGCGGCGCGCGCCCTCCTGGCTCTGCTTGTGCAGGCTGGCGGAGCAGAAGGTGGCGGGATCGAAAAGCGACTCGAAGCGGGTGTGCACGGTGAACAGCACGGCGGCGAAGCCGATGGAGTCGGCGGCGCCGTTCACCTTCTGCTGCGCGCCGGCGGACTCCATGTGCAGCGTGGCCGTGCCCGCGTTCCACAGCCGCCAGTCCACGCTGTAGACGTAGGTCAGCTTCCCGGGGAAGCGATAGCCGGGCGCGGGCGGGCGGATGTGCGAGGCCGAGCCGATGGTGGAGGTCGCCGCCGGCGGCGCCTGGGGTGGCGCGGGACTGGGCCGGGTCTGCGCGGCGGCCGCCGTGGCCAGCAGTCC
This window of the Terriglobales bacterium genome carries:
- a CDS encoding DUF3108 domain-containing protein, with translation MGLLATAAAAQTRPSPAPPQAPPAATSTIGSASHIRPPAPGYRFPGKLTYVYSVDWRLWNAGTATLHMESAGAQQKVNGAADSIGFAAVLFTVHTRFESLFDPATFCSASLHKQSQEGARRRDTWIRFDYAAGKRLLDEKDLKTGKSKHTEAPIPGCITDVLSGIYYLASLPLTVGSTYYFPLNDGGQTVDVKAHVEARETIKTEAGTFQALRVQPEAASGVLKDRGQVWIWYSDDAAHIPVQARARMFWGTLTVHLVRVEHQ